The genomic interval GGGTAACAATGGCAGTTCAGGAACATTGTGCAAGTGCCTGCAAATACAATGTGAAGAAAAAGGGGGCTGTCCAATAAACTCGGAGGTGGGGGCACATGGCTAGGCTGACAAGCCAGGaagttaaaattataataaattgtttttggtataaataaaatatttaaacttaataTTGTGTTTGAATATACCTATTTTGCAAATACTTAATAGTTCTTCAACAAATTTAATgttctggaaaaaaatgtttatttttatttttttgtatttttctgaagttagaagtggggaggcagtcagactccctcatgcacccgaccgggacccacctggcatgcccaccagggggcgatgctctgcccatctggggcgctgctccattgtggccagagccattctagtgcctgaggtgaaggccatggagccatcctcagcgcccgggccaactttgctccaatggagccttggctgcgagaggggaatagagagacagagaggaaggagaggggggaggggtggagaagcagatgaacgcttctcctgtgtgccctggccgggaatcgaactcgggactttcACaagcctggccaacgctctacagctaagccaaccggccaggacctggaaaaaaataaatgtttaaacacATGAAACTATAGAGGCgcatatttttccttttgcctCAGAATCCAGTATGGCTTAGAtcttaattgaaattttaatttttgttcacgaatttttttttgcatcaattttgactttttaaaatattgtattaaaatattgCTCTTTATTGCCAATTGTTTTCGCTTATTTGGCGCCCTCAACCTTATCTCCactcctttttcttgttttcttactGCTTTAGGAGGCTTTGGCCTTTGTAGAGCTCTCCAGGGTCGAAGCTATCCTTTGTGCGCTTACCTCGCTCCTTCCTGGGCCTGGCTGAGCATCTTATCAAATAATTTCGTTTTATGATGAACTTGAAATGTGCCCCACGCACCACTTGGCGGCGTTGACGACTTTGCTCTCGTCCGGAAAAAAAGCTGCTGGAACCAACGCGTTCAGGGAGCGTGTTTCCAGCGGCGATGGCCGGCAGCGTTTCTGCCACGCACGCTACGGACTTTCCGGTTTCTCCTTCGTCTCGCGCGTATTGCGTCACGGCTGCGCTGTGTGTGACCTGGCTCGGTGCTTTCGGGCTGTAGCGTCAGGTGAGGGCGAAAGGCGGGCGTGAGCCCTGTGCTGGATGTGGGTGCAGCCCTGCGTGAGTTGGGGGGTGGTGCTGGCGGTGTCTGTCCCTTCTCTTTTAACGCATGGGGAGGAGGACTTCGCGATTTCCCTAACCCCCCATCCCTTCTACCTCGTTGGCTGGGAGCGCCGCTTTGAAAAGGGGAACCTGCCCGTCCCGGCGGTGGGGCCGACGGAGTCCTGGAATTCCTAGTCCTTGCTAACCCGGGTGGAGGCAATCATTTTTGCAGTAGCAAGTTTCAGATTTAAGTCTTTTGGTGACATTATAATATCTATTGAGCCCTTCTTATGCGTTAGGAACTGTTTTAGGTGGGTTGGAATGGACAGTGGATAGATCCGACAAAAATTCCTGCTCTCACGGATCttgtcttttaataaaatttgaaaaggcaGTGGAATGGGAATaactcaaaataatatatataatatatattatatacaggtatatatataatatatatatttttatgggtTGGAGAACGAGAAAGTTAAATGGGATAAAAAAGATACAGATGTAAGACTTTTGTTGGCGGTGGTGGAGGGATCCTTGTGAAATGTTCAGGAACGTTAGTTAATGTGTTATGGGCCGAAGGTGGATAGCATACAAAGCAGAAATGCAGTTAGGAGTTGAGGATTCGTGAATTTGGGCTCTTGCTATGATGCGTagtatttatcctttttttgaACCCTTCAGGAAAAGACTAAAGATAAGATTGTAGGACAAGAAAAATAGAAGCAATGTTTCGAAGACCTGTATTCCAGGTAATCCTTCTTCCATATTAGTGCTGAGATGCGTTATTATCAGCCTTCGTGATAAGATTTCTGTAGGCTTTTAACTGCAGAGGCAAAGACCTTCGAGCCCACCCACTTTACGTGTACTAATTTGATACAGAGGGTTGGGGACAGGTTTTACTTGTGTCAACAATGTTCactcagaacaaaacaaatattttctagttATTCATATATGTGgggtgggcagaagtaggtttgcagttgtgagtatgcaacaCCCCTGCATCATGGGAGCGAGTACTTTTTAAAACGGTTAGAAACGTGTTAGTTGTGTTTAGATCAGTTCAAGagcatttaaagtctttattgaTCCAAAGACTAGGAGAATCCCTATCCCAGCATTTTCCTATAAGGCATATGGTTCTTTTTTTGACCACTTACCTTTTGTGAGCAGTCACAGAAGTACCATACTCTTGAGGGTTACACAAAGGAAACAGGAGTATAAATTAACTTTTCTGGGCATGCTCTGTAGTGCCTCCTTCGTGCCTTTGGGCTTCTGTAGTCAGCTGCCCTAAAGTGTTGCGATGGGAAGCAGCCAGCGTCCTGTCTTCCAGGGGCGTGTGCTATAGGAGGAGCTGACAAGATGGGGACCGGATGTGAGTAGGTCTTCTGTTTGCCTTTCCCTGAATGTTTCCCCCCAAATTAATAgcctttttattcatttgttccgCTTTAGGTGCTTCATCAGTTTGTAAGACATGAGTCTGAAATAGCAAGCAGCTTGGTTCTTGAAAGATGTAAGTAGTAGCTGATTTCCAAGTGTAAAGTGTGACATTTATAGCAATGTGCTAATGTTCTCCCAGATGTGTTGCAGAGGTATACTGGTTCAGTTATAATCTGTTGGTCTTCCTGCCTTTGGCTCACATTTGTCTCACGGCCCTTGGCTTTGCCCCATTAGGTTGCAAGGCCTAAGATAAAGTgggcctttcttccttttttaatttttttttaaattttttacagagacagagagtgagtcagagatagggatagacagggacagacagacaggaacggagagagatgagaagcatcaatcattagttgttttttttttcattgcgcattgcaacaccttagttgttcattgattgctttctcatatgtgccttgaccgtgggccttcagcagaccgagtaactccttgctggagccagagaccttgggttcaagctggttggcttttttttttttttttttcttcctcaaaccagattagcccacgctcaagctagcgaccttgagggtctcgaacctgggtcctctgcatcccagtccgacgctctatccactgcgccaccgcctggtcaggcctttcttcTTTTATCAGTCAGATTTCACTCCCTGTTGTTACTCTCCTGCCATAGAATTTCCTTGAGTCATATTGGGTGTCTGAGTTTCCCAAGGTTATGTGCTCTTTGGCCGAGGGATTGAAAGTTCGTGAAACCTACTGTTTCACAGAAATATTCCCTTGCATTTATAAAGATTTTCAGatctcagatttattttttaaatgataaagactgttttttaaggtattttaaagaagaatttaAGATAAAAAGAGCTTACTATTTGTTTTGTGGGGCTACTCTTTCTAAGAATGTTCTCTCCTTTCTTGCCAGCCCATTTtccccctcccagcctccccttaTTTGCCCCTTCCCTTGTTGATCTGATCCTCCAGACCGTGGGTTTTGCTTAATGCTGAGGTTGAAGTTGAAGTGTTGGTTGCTCTGGACGTTGCTCTCCGTCTCATGTTATCTACACATTGCATTTCAGCTCTGAATCGTGTGCAGTTACTTGGACGAGTGGGTCAGGACCCTGTCATGAGGCAGGCGGAAGGGAAAAACCCAGTCACAATATTTTCTCTCGCAACAAATGAGATGTGGAAGTCAGGAGAAAATGAAACGTACCAAATAGGTGAGTACAAAAGACCGGAGTGTTCATCATATCAGCAGCAGAAGACGTGGTTTGCTTTCTGTTATCAGTTATTGAACTAGAGGCGGCTACTTTTGGAAAGGCTCTTTCTCCTCTAACGTGGCCCCTGTTCTCTTAGACACTGTGATGTCGGTTTTGCTGGGGTTGCTGTGTCCTTTGTTATTCATCTTGCGTGCTGGCGCTTGTAACCTGTTTCCTGTTCTCATAATCTAGGGGATGTCAGTCAGAAGACAACGTGGCACAGAATTTCAGTATTCCGACCGGGCCTCCGAGATGTGGCCTATCAGTATGTGAAAAAGGGGTAAGTTGAGGCTGGAAGAAATCTCACAGTGTGAGTGGCTTAAAACTGTGAAACAAGCCTTTCCTCTCTTGTAAAGCGTATTAGACTCTCCAGACTGAAAaccaaattttattaatttcaggtCTCGAGTTTATGTGGAAGGGAAAGTAGACTATGGCGAATACATGGATAAAAATAATGTGAGGCGGCAGGCAACAACAATCATAGCTGGTAAGAAGCTGTGGGAACAGctgttctcccctccccccatccctctcctttAAAAGCTTCCCTGTGTCATGAGGAACTAACTGGGGCTGGGAGTCCTCATGCTAATGAGATTGTGAGGCAGCTCACCAGAAGAACTCGTGAATGGTTTGTGGGCTTGCTAAGAGTTTCTACATTTATCTGTTCCTTTAGAAAATTATCTCTGACAGATTCAGTCACAGGTAATGTTGAGTAGAGTGTAAATTAAACTGTGCCAGTCCATACTGTTTGGAGTTAGAAACGCTTAGCTCTCGAATCTGGGAAGGACGTGGCCTAAACAGGGAGAAGCATGTAGCAAGGTAGTTACACTAACATGAGTGGCATTAGACACATGCAGCTTCATTGAGAACCTCTTTGGTACTTAATGTGATgatgcttttgttttaaattcttaactattaaacaaaacacaaagtgACTTAGGAAAGAAGAACACACAGAGTTAGAGGGTAGGAAGCTATCCCCTagagcaagtttttttttttttttttttttttttttttttcatttttctgaagctggaaacggggagagacagtcagacagactcccacatgcgcccgaccgggatccacccggcacgcccaccatggggcgacgctctgcccaccagggggcgatgctctgcccatcctgggcgtcgccatattgcgaccagagccactctagcgcctggggcagaggccacagagccatccccagcgcccgggccatctttgctccaatggagccttggctgcgggaggggaagagagagacagaggggaaagtgcggcggaggggtggagaagcaaatgggcgcttctcctgtgtgccctggccgggaatcgaacccgggtcctccgcacgctaggccgacgctctaccgctgagccaaccggccagggctagagcaAGTTTTTAGACTTTGAAAATTCTGTAAGAATTTTGAAAACTGTACCCCATTGGACATCTTTGACAGTaacattttttcaatataaaattgtTATTCTTAAATGTATTAATGGATATGAACACCATACCAATTTGATATCAGTTCTCATTTTAAAAGTATCTGTGAACAGGCTCTTCAACTTTTGGAAATTTTACAGTGCAGTTTTGCACCACATGACGACATTTGGGTCAATAAAGGACCGCCTATATGGCAGTGATACTATAATATTATAATGCAGCTGAAAATTTCTCTCACCTAGTGACGTCATAACCTCTGTAACGTCATAGAACAATGCATCATGGGTGTGTGGGTGATACAGGTGTCGGCAAACCTGCACTGCCAGTTGTCTGAAAGTGTAGCACAGACAGTTATGTACAGTACGTAACACTTGATAAAAGGCTGTGTTACGGGTTTAGGTATTTGCTGtactatacattttattattttagagcactctttctactttaaaaaagaacttgaCTATAAAACAGTGCGTGTTACACCTGGCAGCTCTTGTTTGTATCTATTTTTCTTGTGCTTGACTTAACGTTGTGGATTTTCATGCAGTCACGGGGCTGTACAGGCTTGTAACCTGGGAGCACTAGGCTGTATCATACGGCCCCGCTGTGTAGTAGGCTGTGTCATGTAGGTTTGTGTTAGTGCACCCTGCAGTGTTCGCATGACAGAGAAATCGCCTAGTAACCCATTCCTCAGGACCTGTACCTGTCATTCAGTGGCACATGACTGTATTCCCttttctctgagcctgtttttcca from Saccopteryx leptura isolate mSacLep1 chromosome 2, mSacLep1_pri_phased_curated, whole genome shotgun sequence carries:
- the SSBP1 gene encoding single-stranded DNA-binding protein, mitochondrial, yielding MFRRPVFQVLHQFVRHESEIASSLVLERSLNRVQLLGRVGQDPVMRQAEGKNPVTIFSLATNEMWKSGENETYQIGDVSQKTTWHRISVFRPGLRDVAYQYVKKGSRVYVEGKVDYGEYMDKNNVRRQATTIIADNIIFLSDQTKEKA